From a single Rutidosis leptorrhynchoides isolate AG116_Rl617_1_P2 chromosome 5, CSIRO_AGI_Rlap_v1, whole genome shotgun sequence genomic region:
- the LOC139848282 gene encoding membrane-anchored ubiquitin-fold protein 6-like gives MAAEELIEVKFRLSDDGTDIGPSKFGPSTTVGSLKEQIISQWPKDKENAPKTINDVKLINAGKILENNKTLAESRSTVSEIPGSAITMHVVVRPPMADKYSEKLQDGSLKTSSCSCTIL, from the exons ATGGCGGCTGAAGAACTGATTGAAGTCAAATTTAGGTTATCTGATGATGGTACTGATATTGGACCAAGCAAATTCGGTCCTAGTACAACTGTGGGATCTTTAAAAGAGCAAATTATTTCACAATGGCCCAAAG ATAAAGAAAACGCGCCTAAAACAATAAATGATGTGAAGCTCATTAATGCTGGAAAGATACTGGAAAACAACAAAACTCTTGCTGAATCTAGATCTACGGTTAGTGAAATACCGGGAAGCGCTATCACTATGCATGTTGTCGTTCGCCCACCAATGGCTGATAAATACAGTG AGAAGTTGCAGGATGGCTCTTTGAAAACAAGTAGTTGTTCTTGCACAATCCTGTGA
- the LOC139848430 gene encoding uncharacterized protein: MAIETSYRKENMWDGAKVTRRAASYDDLWELTHNKIPRKENMKHLAATKVEKKSKNVKLDIVCSDGTWIDAEHFERESKVVQAGYKNDFGFIEVESNSEIIHKVELFCAIRTRIENCCPPNNIYDDYGIHLLQLKLNVFNYKFLQRNKIYALDLMIAAFDLEIKSLIDLMMKDVDDMFTKMTSDDEVYEFLYVNLNGDYNFDKYEFEDLVYNLVGFEWAFKMTRTLHAQVFPSAKKWDPELLKVPFHQYKTLSYEQRVYIPELVSSYSKTGSNNGNFRVTIVCLDGISFEGKPFERESRRVQCCYDNHGALIEVESNSQIIHKVEFFCVVRALIQDDYAHDEHLLQHKLNSFNSKFRQLNRIHVLDLMNVAFCLQIKSLVDVMMEDIDEMFCKMTSEEEAYKILFINMKAENKPRKKEWMKNRPARYKWPWCLRKATLGKQLMTELGLLT; the protein is encoded by the exons ATGGCAATCGAGACAAGTTACAG AAAAGAAAACATGTGGGATGGAGCAAAGGTCACACGAAGAGCAGCGAGTTATGATGATTTATGGGAACTAACCCATAACAAAATCCCTAGAAAAG AAAACATGAAACATTTAGCAGCTACTAAAGTCGAAAAGAAGAGCAAAAACGTTAAGTTGGATATTGTTTGTTCGGACGGGACATGGATTGACGCCGAGCACTTTGAGAGGGAGTCTAAAGTGGTCCAAGCAGGTTACAAGAACGATTTCGGCTTCATTGAAGTCGAAAGCAACAGCGAAATCATTCACAAGGTTGAATTATTCTGTGCAATACGTACGAGGATCGAGAATTGTTGTCCCCCAAACAATATTTATGATGATTATGGCATACACCTTCTCCAACTGAAATTGAATGTTTTCAATTATAAATTTCTCCAACGCAATAAAATCTATGCTCTCGATCTTATGATT GCTGCTTTTGATTTGGAGATAAAGAGCCTCATCGACCTGATGATGAAAGACGTTGATGACATGTTTACCAAAATGACAAGTGATGATGAGGTTTACGAATTCTTGTATGTGAATTTGAACGGGGattataattttgataaatatgaatTTGAAGATTTGGTATACAACCTTGTGGGTTTCGAGTGGGCTTTTAAAATGACTCGGACTCTTCATGCTCAAGTCTTCCCTAGTG CCAAGAAGTGGGATCCCGAGTTATTAAAAGTGCCGTTCCATCAGTATAAAACCCTATCCTATGAACAACG TGTATACATCCCCGAGCTAGTTTCTTCATACTCAAAAACAG GAAGCAATAATGGAAACTTTAGGGTGACAATCGTTTGTTTGGATGGGATATCCTTTGAAGGCAAGCCTTTTGAAAGGGAGTCTAGACGGGTCCAATGCTGTTACGATAACCACGGCGCCTTAATAGAAGTCGAAAGCAACAGCCAAATCATTCACAAGGTTGAATTCTTCTGTGTTGTACGTGCCTTGATCCAGGATGATTATGCCCATGATGAACACCTCCTCCAACACAAGTTGAATTCTTTTAATTCCAAATTTCGCCAACTCAATCGGATTCATGTTCTCGATCTTATGAAT GTTGCTTTCTGTTTGCAGATAAAAAGCCTAGTGGACGTGATGATGGAAGACATTGATGAAATGTTTTGTAAAATGACTAGTGAAGAAGAGGCTTACAAAATCTTATTCATTAATATGAAAGCGGAGAATAAACCTCGTAAAAAGGAATGGATGAAAAATCGTCCCGCGCGTTACAAATGGCCGTG GTGCCTTAGGAAAGCAACCTTAGGAAAGCAACTGATGACTGAACTTGGTCTTCTTACATGA